The Leptidea sinapis chromosome 35, ilLepSina1.1, whole genome shotgun sequence genome contains a region encoding:
- the LOC126975196 gene encoding transcription initiation factor TFIID subunit 4 isoform X5: MDPSNVTTASSSMGNNKPNVMTINKSGQNVVVTSQNMGSAASAILPNVQILNTRPAAPTGGAQKSVATVSPRVVIGTPQMVGTRAAVPGITLQTLQSLQQGQQGHLLLKTENGQYQLLRVGPAPTAGTLTAPQAQTLRLSTVPAVPGVVSASTSVAIPGQIAGQMPMGAVTTPVSVSAVSTISAPAVVQQPIVINQKPPDNTKEKCRNFLANLLDLSSKEPKSVECNVRNLIQELIDAQVEPEEFCDRLEKLLKASPQPCLIGFLRKSLPFLRQSMCTKEIVIEGINPPSPHVAFPCLPSSAGPSQAQSVIATTNLQMPKVTMKPGSSIAVLQNIPINTKINTTKIGNTMTVNAKTNVVRAGGSSAALSTLLTSAKSVQKEKDRKSTLQFTQPFGDEKMAGDDDINDVAAMGGVNLAEETQRILGSTEMIGTQIRSCKDEYLLNLGAVQNRIKVALQRHGLDDAVPEVAALLSHAASEYLKGIVEKLATNAQYRSDLFFKSDAQYDVTQDVKGQLKFLEELDRVDRKKRDDSEREMLLRAAKSRSKNEDPEQAKLKAKAKEMQRVELEELRQREANLTALQAIGPRKKSRLDGAGGSNETIQQSTGMSGRSQMALRTRLKRINMRDMLHVLEQDKRTARSTLLYRCYLK, from the coding sequence ATGGACCCTAGTAATGTTACCACAGCGAGCTCTAGTATGGGGAATAATAAACCTAACGTTATGACTATCAATAAATCTGGGCAAAATGTTGTTGTTACAAGTCAAAATATGGGCTCTGCTGCATCTGCTATATTACCCAATgttcaaatattaaatacaagGCCAGCTGCCCCAACAGGGGGAGCACAGAAGTCGGTAGCTACAGTATCACCAAGAGTAGTGATTGGAACACCACAGATGGTTGGTACTAGGGCTGCAGTTCCAGGTATAACATTGCAAACTCTACAAAGTCTACAACAGGGGCAGCAGGGTCATTTGTTGTTAAAGACAGAGAATGGTCAATACCAACTGTTGAGAGTTGGGCCTGCGCCCACAGCTGGTACCCTGACGGCTCCACAAGCTCAAACTCTTCGGTTGTCTACTGTGCCTGCAGTGCCAGGTGTAGTATCCGCTTCAACTAGCGTGGCGATACCAGGTCAGATAGCCGGTCAAATGCCCATGGGAGCTGTCACTACCCCAGTCTCTGTATCCGCAGTATCGACGATATCAGCTCCAGCGGTTGTTCAACAGCCAATCGTCATAAATCAGAAACCTCCTGATAACACAAAAGAGAAGTGTCGCAATTTTCTTGCAAACCTTCTAGATTTGTCGAGCAAGGAACCAAAGTCTGTGGAGTGCAATGTGCGGAACCTTATTCAAGAGTTGATTGACGCGCAGGTGGAACCCGAAGAATTTTGCGATAGGCTAGAAAAGCTTCTGAAAGCAAGCCCACAGCCCTGCCTTATAGGATTTTTGAGGAAAAGCTTACCTTTTTTGAGGCAATCCATGTGCACAAAAGAGATTGTGATAGAAGGCATAAATCCGCCATCGCCTCATGTCGCATTTCCCTGCTTACCGTCATCAGCAGGTCCATCACAAGCACAATCGGTGATTGCAACCACCAACTTACAGATGCCGAAAGTAACAATGAAACCGGGCAGTTCCATAGCCGTTCTGCAAAACATACCAATAAACACAAAGATTAACACTACAAAGATTGGCAATACAATGACTGTTAACGCGAAAACCAACGTTGTCAGGGCGGGAGGGTCTTCTGCGGCTTTGTCTACCCTACTGACCAGTGCCAAATCAGTCCAAAAAGAAAAGGATAGGAAATCTACTCTACAGTTTACTCAACCCTTTGGTGACGAAAAGATGGCAGGTGATGACGATATTAATGACGTTGCTGCGATGGGCGGTGTCAACTTAGCTGAAGAGACGCAGAGGATCTTAGGATCCACTGAAATGATTGGGACCCAGATAAGGTCGTGTAAGGATGAATATTTGCTGAACCTTGGTGCGGTACAGAATCGCATCAAGGTTGCTCTTCAGCGCCACGGGCTAGACGATGCCGTTCCCGAAGTAGCTGCTCTGTTAAGCCACGCGGCTAGCGAGTATCTCAAGGGCATTGTGGAGAAATTGGCGACCAATGCCCAGTACCGCAGTGACTTGTTTTTCAAATCTGATGCACAGTATGATGTAACACAAGACGTGAAGGGCCAGCTGAAGTTTTTAGAAGAGTTGGATCGCGTAGACAGAAAGAAGCGGGATGATTCGGAGAGGGAGATGCTGCTGAGAGCTGCTAAATCTAGATCCAAGAATGAGGATCCTGAGCAAGCCAAACTGAAAGCAAAGGCGAAAGAAATGCAACGTGTTGAATTAGAAGAGTTACGTCAACGAGAGGCGAACCTGACAGCGTTACAGGCTATTGGACCGAGGAAGAAGTCTCGGTTGGACGGAGCCGGAGGCTCAAACGAAACTATTCAACAAAGCACGGGAATgagtggacgcagtcaaatggcaTTACGGACCCGTCTGAAGCGCATTAACATGCGTGACATGCTTCACGTTTTGGAGCAAGACAAAAGGACAGCGCGTTCAACACTCTTGTACCGGTGctacctaaaataa